CGGGGAAGAGACGAGCCATCACCGTGACGTTGCTGGCGACCGGCGTGTCGCCCTGGATGAGGCCGAACGCGGCCTCGCCGTCCTGGATGCGCTTGGCGTTCTGGCTCGACCCGGCGGAGGGCATCGCCTCGATCCGGGCGACGCCCTTGCGCTCCAGCGTGGTGGCCAGCACCTCGCCGAAGGCGGCGTAGGTCCCGCCGCTGGTGCCCGAGCTGAGCTTCAGGACATCGGAACTGCGCCCCTCCAGCTGCCACAGGGCGAGTGTCGCGCCGATCGCGAGCGCCAGCACCGCCACGGCGGAGTAAACGAGAGGTCGGCGCGTCATGGTCGTCCCTGGGGTTAATACGGGCTCGGAATGCGGTACCGTTGAAGAAAAGAGTGCAACAGGCAAGCCGGCGTTGCGGGATGCCACCGGAGGAGGAAGAATGAGCGTACTCGTGTGCGGTGAGATGCTCTACGACGTCTTCGTCGAGGGACCGACCGAGAAGGGCTTCGCGCTGGATGCGCGGATCGGCGGCTCGGCGCTCAACGTCGCCGTGGGGCTGGCGCGGCTCGGCCGCCCGGTGAGCCAGCTGACGGGCGTCTCCCACGATATGTTCGGCCAGCGCCTCGCCGCCTTCCTCGCCGGCGAAGGGGTCGACACCTCGCACCTCGTGCGCACCCCCGCCCCGACGACGCTGGCGACCGTCACGCCGGGGCCGGACGGCTCGCCCGCCTACGCCTTCTACGGCGAGGGGGCGGCGGACCGGCAGGTCGAGGTCGCCCATCTGCCCGACCCTTCCGGGTTCGACGCGCTGGTGTTCGGCTGTTTCTCGCTCATCACCCGGCCGACCAGCTGCTCGTTCCTGGAACTGGCGCGCCGGGCCAAGGCGGCCCGCCCCGCCCCGCTGGTGGTTCTCGACCCCAACGTGCGCCGCACCGTCGAGCCCGACGCTGCCGTCTGGCGCCGCCGCATCGCCGATTTCGCCGCCCATGCCGATCTCGTGAAGACCTCCCGCGAGGACCTCGACGAGACCTACGCGGAGGCGGCCGAAACGGTGGTCGCGCGCTGGCTGGCCGAGGGGATCACCGCCGTGATCGTCACCGACGGGCCGCGCGGCGCGACGCTCCACACCCGCGCCCGAACGGTGACGGTGCCCGCCGCCCCGGTCGCCGTGGTCGACACCGTGGGCGCGGGCGACAGTTTCCTCGCCGCCGTCCTCGCCGCGCTGTCGGACGCCGGGGTGACGACGGCGCCGCAGATCGCCGCGCTCGACGAGGCGGCGTGCCGCGCCGTGCTGCAATTCGCGGTGCGGGCGGCCGGCGTCACCTGCACGCGCC
This portion of the Acuticoccus sp. I52.16.1 genome encodes:
- a CDS encoding carbohydrate kinase, which translates into the protein MSVLVCGEMLYDVFVEGPTEKGFALDARIGGSALNVAVGLARLGRPVSQLTGVSHDMFGQRLAAFLAGEGVDTSHLVRTPAPTTLATVTPGPDGSPAYAFYGEGAADRQVEVAHLPDPSGFDALVFGCFSLITRPTSCSFLELARRAKAARPAPLVVLDPNVRRTVEPDAAVWRRRIADFAAHADLVKTSREDLDETYAEAAETVVARWLAEGITAVIVTDGPRGATLHTRARTVTVPAAPVAVVDTVGAGDSFLAAVLAALSDAGVTTAPQIAALDEAACRAVLQFAVRAAGVTCTRRGADLPRRADLATPPDPVADAGGRR